ACAATGCCTACCTCAGAAGGTTGTGTGAGGTTTAAATAAGATAATTGTAGAGTATGTAGCCTGGTGTCTGGTATGTGTCAATaaaaggtagatattattattgaTGTTTATTCAGCTAATCTGACGTGTAAGGATAACTACTCCATAATTTAGACTTGGGAAAGTGTCACAAACAGAGCTTTGTGGTGGTCTCATTGGTGCTGTGAAATTAGGTGACTGGTCACACACCTCTACAGCCTCATATCCCTTGCAGCAGAGTCTTTGTTTTAGAAAAGCCCTGGTGATGTGGTCTTAAGAACCCAACTTAAgttgtatgttttcttcttttatagtgAGGCAAAAAATGGAAAGTTTAATAGATCTAGATCTAGCTATTCCTGGGCAATGCCACTTCTGGATTGACTTTGccactttctttctcccttcaaaACAAAAAGATGTCTGTCCCTTCTTTCTGCAGTTGCAGGGCTTATACTGCAGTCTTTAAGATCCTTGGATCATCAAGGAAGGTGCTCAAGAAGAGAGATTAAAAATGTCGATTGAAACTACCAATGACTAAGTTATATCTTTTCTAGTGAAAAGTTTTACTCATATATTCACAAAAAGGCATGCATGGATTGATGCTCAAGTCATTTGAATTCTAACTTCAACTCTGTGTTAATTTTCTTGGAGATTAAAAagacaaagcttttttttttgttattccaatatttgtatctttagtggaACTGTAACACATTTTCCTTCCCTAGCTGGGAGGGTATGGAGAGGGTGAAGGTATCATCTAGAAACAGCTATTGAACATTTCAGAGGACAAACTTGCTAGGAATGGTACCAATAACAAGAATGCAAAACAACAGCTTTCTGAACATAATTGCTCACAGCTATTAATCGTCTCAACTTTGCAAGATTTTTTTGTTATGTGGAGAAAATGGCTGCTAATTTGGAGGAATGACATCAAGAGAACTCTCCAGGCAGTCAGACTGGTTAATATCAGACCATTCTCCATCTAAACATCCACCTCAAAGACAGAGCCAAGTATAGGATGAGTTTGGGGAATATTTTCTTCTGATACTGTGTCAGAGTGTGTGCTACTGTGTAATTTCTTGACCTCGAGTGCTTGATCTTATTCCGATGTTCTCAAACTTGCTTATGTGTTTGAAACTTTACATTTCAGAGTCTGCTAAAGCAGAAGTCATGTACTGGCCATAAAACATCCTTGTTGATGCTACAAAATGACAGAGGCTTTCTTTGGGTTTTAGTTGTACCTTTTCTACAGTGGTCTTAAACAATTTTGGAACAAAAATCATTCCCATCACAAAACAAGTTGTAAAGTTTGTTCCTAAGCCAGTAAAAGCTATAGCCTTCAGCAGAATGTTGACTCTAGACACCATAGGATTAGTGTTAGTGTGTTAGTgaattttcttctcttgccttattgttactattttcttTACCTATACAGACAAGCGCTGATTTGGTACAGCCGGTAGGTAAATATCCAGAACATTCTGGATTTTTTTGGTATTTGATATGCATTACATACATAGCATATTTTCTAGAGTGAACTGTTTCCCCATGTCATTGCTAGTCATAGATTTAAACCTTAAGCCAATGAATGTAATCACTTTCCAATTTGGTTTTACTGGTGCTACCTGCCTGAAGAGCTTTGTGTTTCTCATCAAATCTTGCCATGATCtgtttcatcttttgtttttgtttttgtttttgttttttcctttgctcTTCTGCATACTTTAAAGACTGACTCTTCAGAAAGTCTTTCCTTGTGTAACGTGATCATGGAGGAAACTCCAGACAGTGGGTTGGCCGAAGAAATTCAAAGATCTCAAAATGATATAGGTGCATTTACTTGGGGCCCTGACGCTAGTACAGACAGGGTCAGCCAGGAAATTACCTCAGGCGGGTTTGGAGAAGACTCTGCATGTCTCTCCGAAGCAGAGCAAGACATAAGATTATCCACCAGGCTGCTTTCGTCTGCTGACTGGCCCACTGTAGCTGAACAGGGTGAGCATGCCCCGGGGCCAGCCCTTCCAGGTGGAAATGAACAACTGCCCCCAAAGCCTGCGCCTGAGGCTGGAGTTACCTTTGCTCCTTGTGTGGAGATGGAGCAGCCGTATGACCCACTTGACTCAGACATGCCAGCCGTGGACACAGCTGGCCTGTTCAAAGAAAGTCATGAAGATGTGAAGAAGTcagatgaagaggaagagaaacagaagatAGAAGATTCTCTGTGGGCAGGTGTGGAGACATGTCAAAAGGTAGACACTGGAGCTATTGATATCAAGACACTAGAAGGTACAGAGGAATTTGAAGAGAAAGCATGTGAAAGGACAGGAAACAGAGTGGTAGATCTTAATACCATAGGAAAGGAAGCACATAAGAccttaaaaattaatgaagtgGAAACTAGAAAAGATGTAAGAGCAGGGTATAAGGAAAGTATAAACAccaatgaaaattattttgagaaaactGACCTATTAGAAAAGGACATGGAAAGAGGAGATATGGCAAAAGAACTTAGTGACAGAGACCAAGGTCTACATGATGGAATTCAAAAGGTAATCAAAAATTGTGAGATGATAGGCGGCTTTGGAGCCAAACCTGCCAATCACCCAGATATCTTGAATCCATCTCTCCAGACCTACTCTGTATCTAAGATTAAAGATGGCAGCCCTGAGGGATGGGATTTCACTAGagaagacataaagaaaaatgcaatAGACACTCCCAACCATGATATGATATATTACCCAGCACAAGACAGTACAGATGCTGAAGAAACTCAGTGTGAGACTGTGTTAAATGCTCTTGTAGGTGACAGTGATAAAAATCAGGCTGTTTTATCAATAAAACTTGAAGTAGAAGCTCAGTCTAGGACTGACCTTAATTATTCTCTGGGAAGGGATGCAAACAGAAGAGATTTATGTTCATGTAAGGCAGAAAGTTCACTAATAGAAGGGTCTGAAAGAACAGTAACTGAGAACTGTAGTCATACTGTTAACTTGCCAAGAATTGCAGAGATAGACTCTTGGGGAACAGATCCAGGTCAAATCTGGCAGCCAAGCTTGGATTCAGCATTGAATAATTTGGATATAACAGGATTCTCTGGTATACCAGATGGCCAAGCAAGTGGATTTGCCAATTGTCTGGATTCTATTAACCATGGGCCTATCAGAGATACAGAAGGCTTAGATAATAGCTGGACACATTTAGATGTAGTTGAGCACAAGGAAGAACTGGAGGTGGACTTACTAGCAGGTGTATGTAGGAAACAAGCCATTGCTAGCTGCTGGGAACAAAGCCAGGAGATAGCAAGACCATTGATTTTGGGGACCTCCCGGAATGCTAGCACTGAGAGTTCTGCTAGTTCCCGAGACCAGGACATCAACAACTCAGATTTATCTGAAGATGAAATTGCTAACCAGAGATATGGATTGTTGTACCAAGAAATAGAGGCTGACAAAGACGAGGTACTTACCCTGGTCTGTAGCATAGACTAGCCAAAAACTTCTGTAGGTTCTGTTTTTCCTCATGTCTCTCACCTACTTCATTATCCATCACTATCTTCTAGGAGGCCTAATCTCTCTAACAGATTGTCATGTACTTCTTGAAATCTGTGCAAACCGAACACAAATAggttgaccaaaaaaaaaaaaaaaaaaaaaaaaaaggcagcagcatcaacaacaacaaaaaacccaacaacataggcacatacacacacaaagcagAATGATTGTGTTGGGAATTAATGAGAATCTATGTTACCATTTCATTTTCTGAGTTGATTCTCTCTACTTTCACTTTTACTATTCAAGAACTAAAAATGTGCTAAACCAAGAGCAGCACAGACTAATTTACTGTTCCTAAAATGGTTCTGCTCCAATAAGAACACATGAAATGTTTCAACCCAGGCCCACTGAAACTGTAAAATATCATAATTGCTGTTCATCAAAATGATGCATTGTAGAAACACTGgaaaagcttcttccagattctATCAATGGCCTGAAAACAAGCACCTTAACTCCTAATGGCCTTTTTCCGGAATCATCTTCTCATAGAGAAAGTGGGTTTGGGTCGGCACCAAGCAATAATGCAGCAGCAATCATTGTAAAAttaacctttctttttttgtcagcCTATTTAAAATCATGCAGTGTGGCCTTTTGCATTTCCTAAGTTATTTCATGCACAGCAACcttttgtatgattttaaaaCTTGTGATAGTCTTTACTTTCCAACTTGTCTAATGGATATTTACTGGTCCTacaaaaatgataatgaaaaaaataacacaatCTGATTTTCGTTTCTGTTTAGGCTTCTGGTGGTTCATTTAATGGATTCACACAGGTAAGGAATCTATTTTGTTACAAGATCCATCTGCTGAGCATGATGCACATTTTTTTCAATGTGGTTTGGTTCTCTGTGCCACTAATACAGCATAATGATTAAGAATGTCAGCACAAAATTGGACCCCACTACTTACAAACTGAGTAATGGAAACAGAATAGTAGCAACAATGTAtgattattgtgaagattaaatgagatatgcaACAGAGTGTTTAGCCCAGCAGGCTAGCACACACTAAGTTCTCCCTGACTTTAGGTTAGCTTTTATTAATATGATTAGCTATACCATGGGCTTCTACCTTCTACCGATTCCTCTACTAGAAATGAGAAGTTGTTCTGATCTGAGAGATCCACTGGATTCAGCTGTTCTAAAGAAGAGCTAGGATTGTTTTGAACTAATGAGATGGATCTTTAGAAAATGTGAGAGGGTTTTAGGAGCTTCCTTCTAGAGATTTCTATAGGAACCCCACTGCACAGAGCCTTGCCTCTTCAGCAGTTCTCCAGGAAGGATCTGTTGGAAGCTCAGAAACCATATGCTGGTTGTGTCCAATAAGGCAGTATTTTCCTTGGGAGTCTGTGAAAGAGAAACCACAAGATGAATTGTCCCATTAGGACAGTGTATGTGTATGTCCCAACAGGTAGGCAGGTGTAACATATGTAAAAGGCTGGCCACATGGCTCTCAGGCTCCTGGATCAGTTCGGACAACCTCTTCAACGGAGACCTCAAACAGGCTCGTCTGTGATGCCTGCTTTGTCTCAGAATGTCAGACGTGAACAGTTTCTAATAATTTAGCACTTAGAATTCTCTAAATACA
This Macaca mulatta isolate MMU2019108-1 chromosome 3, T2T-MMU8v2.0, whole genome shotgun sequence DNA region includes the following protein-coding sequences:
- the LOC144339864 gene encoding uncharacterized protein LOC144339864, giving the protein MEETPDSGLAEEIQRSQNDIGAFTWGPDASTDRVSQEITSGGFGEDSACLSEAEQDIRLSTRLLSSADWPTVAEQGEHAPGPALPGGNEQLPPKPAPEAGVTFAPCVEMEQPYDPLDSDMPAVDTAGLFKESHEDVKKSDEEEEKQKIEDSLWAGVETCQKVDTGAIDIKTLEGTEEFEEKACERTGNRVVDLNTIGKEAHKTLKINEVETRKDVRAGYKESINTNENYFEKTDLLEKDMERGDMAKELSDRDQGLHDGIQKVIKNCEMIGGFGAKPANHPDILNPSLQTYSVSKIKDGSPEGWDFTREDIKKNAIDTPNHDMIYYPAQDSTDAEETQCETVLNALVGDSDKNQAVLSIKLEVEAQSRTDLNYSLGRDANRRDLCSCKAESSLIEGSERTVTENCSHTVNLPRIAEIDSWGTDPGQIWQPSLDSALNNLDITGFSGIPDGQASGFANCLDSINHGPIRDTEGLDNSWTHLDVVEHKEELEVDLLAGVCRKQAIASCWEQSQEIARPLILGTSRNASTESSASSRDQDINNSDLSEDEIANQRYGLLYQEIEADKDEVLTLVCSID